A window from Candidatus Omnitrophota bacterium encodes these proteins:
- the lgt gene encoding prolipoprotein diacylglyceryl transferase gives MKELVSWWGHIPEHINPIFLKVGIIQVHYYGLMYLLAFLTVYLLVLYRLKTENIGFKKEVIVNYFTWLILAVLIGGRLGYVLFYNLFYYLKHPLEIFLPFDINNGFQYTGLYGMSYHGALIAIVIASVIFCRNYKLNFWLLSDLLAPAVPLGYTFGRLGNFINGELYGRITTVPWGMYFPLDSMHRLRHPSQLYEALFEGIFLFIILWSLRKRIRPSGALFSLYLIGYGTIRLFLEFFRQPDVQLGFVLGIFTMGQILCFTMIISGVIIFLIRISKNKKAVY, from the coding sequence TTGGTGGGGTCATATCCCCGAGCATATTAACCCTATTTTCCTAAAGGTAGGCATTATCCAGGTGCATTATTACGGGTTGATGTATCTGTTGGCTTTTCTCACCGTATATTTGCTGGTTCTCTATAGGCTCAAAACGGAAAATATAGGATTCAAGAAAGAAGTTATAGTCAATTATTTTACTTGGTTAATTTTAGCAGTTTTAATCGGTGGTAGATTAGGTTATGTTCTGTTTTATAATTTATTTTATTACCTTAAACATCCTTTAGAGATATTTTTACCGTTTGATATTAATAACGGTTTTCAATATACCGGCCTTTATGGGATGAGTTATCATGGCGCGCTCATAGCAATAGTTATCGCATCAGTAATTTTTTGTCGCAACTATAAACTTAATTTCTGGTTACTTTCGGATTTATTAGCTCCTGCTGTTCCTTTGGGATATACCTTTGGCAGGTTAGGGAATTTTATTAATGGCGAACTTTACGGCCGCATTACTACAGTGCCGTGGGGTATGTATTTCCCTTTAGACTCAATGCATCGGTTACGGCATCCCTCTCAGCTTTATGAAGCGTTGTTTGAAGGGATATTTCTTTTTATTATCCTGTGGAGCCTGCGTAAGAGGATCCGGCCTTCGGGAGCGCTTTTCTCTTTGTATCTTATCGGCTATGGGACGATAAGGTTATTTTTAGAGTTTTTTCGTCAACCGGATGTTCAATTAGGATTTGTTTTGGGTATATTTACCATGGGGCAAATCCTTTGTTTTACGATGATTATATCGGGAGTAATTATTTTTTTAATAAGAATATCAAAAAATAAAAAAGCAGTGTATTAG